The Cyclopterus lumpus isolate fCycLum1 chromosome 18, fCycLum1.pri, whole genome shotgun sequence nucleotide sequence AAAGtttgcatgcatatatatatatatatatatatatatatatatatatatatatatatatatatatatatatatatatttatgtgaaaCATAGGGTTGGTAAAATTTGGTCCTATGTGTCATTGACAGTCTGCTCCATGACGTTAGAGTAAAGGGGGCATGGAGGTTAAGATGATTACACGACTGACCTCAGTGGTAGCAAACCTGCAGTATTAGCttaaccttttttcttcttctgccgtTAAGATTAATTTGTTCTCGTTATCTGGGAGCCTGTGGACTTAATCTAGCCTGTGTTTGACCTGTCTGCCTGGGAAGATCTTCTGTATTTCCTATCATCCTCTCTGCGTCCCACAACCAGGCTTCTGTGAAAGAGCGTATTCAGCATGTGGCACAGAGGACTGAGGCCGGACCCACATGACCCACAACAGCAGGGACACTCTCATTGCCAAGTGCATTGAGCTCAGTATGCTTGATATTATCAAGAAACGTGGTCTACATTTCTGAATAAGACTGACAAGCGGCCCAATTATAGAACCACTCTGTTCTAAATTAGTGTAAAACAAGGATGCAGTCATTTCTGCACTGTCATGATATCGGCAGGTTTCGGTTCAGAATCCAGGATGTCACATGGTTTCCTAGGCGTGATACGCAAGTGTGTAACAAAATGAATGAGTCACTTCTCAGTCCTGCTGATTGCAGGATACAGCTTAAATAGTCTGTGATCTGTCATCTGTGACAACAGTATCCCTAGTAACTCGAAAGGTATTGTTTAGtaattgacctttgacctcacagcAAACAGACATTTGGGATTTTGTTAAGAAGATCAACAATGGTGAATATTTGTTCGCGTACCTACTTATCTGAAAAGCCCTGTATCTGAGTAGGTCATAGGATGTTAACGGTGGGAATGAAGTATTTGTAGACAAAAGATTCAAAGATTGAAATCTTACATCATTCCCCCTGAAGGCCGGCCCTTTCACTGAGATGCATGAAAAAAAGGATGATGGACGTCACCAGACGAGGGCGGTGGGCAGAGCGGAGACGTTACAAAAGACACAGTTGTTCCTAAAGTCTTGTGATGTTCATGCAAAGGAGTGGTTGATTGGTTactctctcttttcttcaaCACTGTACTAATCCGGGAAATTTACAAATTGGTGGAATTAAGAATTACATGTCTTCGAATGACAATGGTGTCATGGCCAGACTCATCCCTGCAGGAATATGTCCTTGAATCATGACTGTCACCTGTCACAGGGTTTTATTTCCCCTCAGTAGCAACGACCGAGATGGCATTTAGCATTTTAGGGACCCGTCGCACATATTCCATGTGTTTTGGCTCCATGTTGACATTCAGCGGCATTTGTGTGACTGTATCTGTCGTACCTGTTTTTGGCAGGACTGCTTGCCTTGCTGTTGATGGTGTTGGAGTGGACCCAGCCAGGCCTAGCGACCCCGCTGAGGCCCATCTGTGACCTCAGAGTCCTAAACCATTTCATTAAAGAAGCACAAGACGCAGAAGTCGCTATGGTGAGAGGAACATGTATGCACTCTGATCTCAGGGCCTAGTTCCTCGGAGCTAGCGTGGTCCAGGATATCAGGCGTAGCGAACGTCTACGCACCCCTGGGTGAACGTAGCCTAAACACTAACATCATGCCTTTCTTGTTTTCTTAGAAGTCATGTCGAGAAGGATGTAGCCTGTCAGAGTCTGTCACTGTTCCCCAAACCAGTGTCGACTTTGATGTCTGggagaaaacaaatgtaagtAGCTACAGGACAAATCTGTACGTTATAGCAGCCGACAACAGGTTTAAATCCGCTGTGAAGTCCATCAACATTTGCTGCCTTTTGGGCTGCTCTTAAACTCTTGTCTtcggtctctttttttttggcaaggGATTAGAGCAAGCCCAGGAGGTGCAGTCGGGCCTGTGGCTCCTGCAACAGGCCCTCAGCTTGCTACGGACCTCCGTCACCAACACGGCACTGCACAGCCACATAGATAACTCCATCAGAAACCTGCTCAGCATCAACGCCGTGCTGCGTAGCCTCAACATCCAGGTGAGTGACGGCAGGTTCAGAGGTCACATCGACTGAATCAGAAtcagatttgtttatttatactacgtagcacatacaaggaatttgaccaggtgaaaggtgcataacaaaatacatagaataaaacaataatcaagacataatttaaagataaatatgttaaacaacaaacagataacagtactataaaacaagtatatataataaaataaaaagtggttTACTGgggagtccagatgctggaggaggaagtggagggcGCCATCGTCTGTTCTACACAGACCTTGTTGGCTCTGTAGGTGAACTGTAGGGGGTCCAGGAGTGGGTCAGTGAGGGTTTTGAGGTGTGACAGGATAATGCGCTCCAGAGACCTCATGACCACAGAGGTCAGGACgacgggcctgtagtcattAAGTCTTATGATCCTTGTTTGGGGGACATGAATGATGGTGGAGGCCTTGAAGCAGGCTGGTACGTGACATGTCTCCAGGGAGGTGTTGAAGATGTCTGTGAACACCAGAGACAGCTGGTCAGCACAATGCTgagctgggggagggggagctgGTGGACGGGGTCATGGGGGATGGGGTCAGGACCGCCTCATTGACGTTCAAAGCAACAGTAAAACTCGTTCAGCTCGTTTTCCAGGCGGAGGTCATTCatggagtttgtgtgtgtgggtgtgtgtgggggggggaggcctTTAGGCTTGTAGTTTGATTTCTGTCCAAGAAGTGCAGCAGGATTGATTTGATAAGGTctgtagcttcttttaaatgaaatggTGATTTATCTGTTAATAGAGAAACTGAGGGATGTCATGGGACGATTCCCTAGAAATGTTGGCCTCAGCCTTTCGTAGTAAGACTGTGAATGCTGAAGCTTCTGTAAATCAaatcaattctgtttattttgtatcgcccaaaatcacaaattacaaatctgcCTCAGAGGGCTGAACGAACAGCCTCGGCCAGGGGTAACCGAAAATAAGAGTTtcatcataaaaacaaacaaagtgtaCTAAGCCTGGAGAGATTGTAATACAAGCCAAAAGAAATGCCATAAACTCAGTCAATcagatgcatttattttgtgcTTTCTCCTTCAGGGGGAAATGTGGCATGTTGTAGCACAgaaccccccctcacacacacacacacacacacacacacacacacacacacacacacacacacacacacacacacacacacacacacacacacacacacacacacaaatgaagaCAGGTTgatttgtgttgtcttttaggAATACACCCCACCAACGAGTGCAGCGGGGCTTGAGGGAACATGGAGGGCGTCCTCTGCAACTGATTTGCTTCAAGTCCACGTCAACTTCCTGCGAGGCAAAGTGCGCCTCCTCCTGCTGGACGCACAGGCTTGCCAGCAGGACGTCAGCTGATCGGGCTGATCTCCCTCCCCAACTCCAGGTGGAGCTCATTTGTGTTTCCGAAAGGCAAGAGGAGGGACTTGACACTGTTTGACCTGCACGCTGGCTGCTGGAAGCGGCAtgcagaaagagaggggaggaccCAGAAAGGAGAGGACAGTCCCAGCTGGGCGTTTGGATGGACGGGAGATGATTGCACCTTGGAACGTAGATGTGAAACATGGACACGGTGAAATGAGGACCAAAATGAGGCCTGTGAGAAGCACCGCTCCAATCGCTGGTCTACTGGCACTCTCTTGCactttgtgtgtggatgttcttctatgtgtgtgtgtgagttaatgCTGCAAGTTTAAATATGTAcgcagtgcgtgtgtgtgcacatttccAGGGAGTTTGACCCCTACACTCACCTCTTTGGAGTGAATCGTGGAGCGAAACACCCAGAAAATATTGATTGCACCTGGAAATTAGAGTACTGTGAGGTTGCGACAGGGCGCCCATTTCCACGACCACTGCCAACAGGCAAAGAACGAATGAGGCCTCATCCCACAAGCCTTTTCAACTATCTTCTCttgaatatttttatatatttgtacaagTTGCGCGATTACTATTTATACAGGTTTTCTACTTTTAAGCTCCAGTCTTAGTGTTTTTTAGTGTCTGATCTTTAAGATTTCAGTCAAGCTCTCGTTGCCATGTTCTCCTGTGTAACACTGAACATTTACAAAAGTTGTTCGTTGGCATCATTTGCCTTCTGCTGTATGTACTATGTATCCCACCAGTTGTTGGTTTCACATAGAATTTTCCTTACAACGATCAGAATAAAGGACTAAAAAGTCAGttcacagtgaaacagaggtggaggagagtcGCATGAGACTTCATTATCTGTGTTTTGGTTGTTGCCGTCACTCAGCCAGTCTCCACACACTGATAGCCAGACTGCCCGGAAAAAGGTTGCTTGCCTTTTACAATTAACATCCTGCGAGGCTGTAATTGCAAATTGTTTTCCATTTTCTGACGTTAAAACGGCTTCTTGCCTCCTTTTACTTGTTCCTTAAAGAGCAGGCAGGCAATTAGTTAGTCATGGGAACTCGAAGGCTTTCTATACAACTGATGCGCAACTCCGGTTAAGTGTTCTTCCTTGTTTTTTCCcgtatttttttaatcttgttgTGCGAGTACAAGATGTTTTTAAGGATGTTTGTACATGTTGTCCTTCCTGttatttgttgtgttgtcaCTGTGTTATttgatatttaaatacaaaatattattcTTGGATAAAGGATGGATGGAAACACGACAACGGGAAGTCTGTCCACTTCATTCATTATCTCTCTTGCTCCGGTCAGTGGAGTTGAAGATGTGAGAGTCGAGGATACATTCCagcacattttatatatttatacaatttaTTCTTTCGTAAAGAAATCAAATACGCTGTCTTCCTAAAAACAGGTCCATTACATATTAATTTTGAACATGACCACCACCAGCAGTTCCAACGTTCTGAAACCAAACTGTAATAGATTTAGCGTGCTGACATCTAGTGGACATTTACTACTACAACACTTATAAATAAACTTTAGTATTCTTCAGTTATTCTAATTGTTTGTATATTTGAAAACATACAGATATGAAACTgtaaacacttgaacacttttgAGTCGGGCCTCAAAATGAAAGACACTTGTACGTTCACATCTGGCACAGCCATGTCTACAAGTATTTAAACTATACTGAGGTTTCACCTGGCAAACGCCTCTGCTGCTTCGAGACAtgcaatgtaaaaaagaaaaaggtacaaCAGGAACCATTTGCAAGTGACACAACCCAAGACAAACAAGCTCAATATATTTGGTCAACTGAGGTTGTCCCAATTGGAGTATTCCAACACAGTTTAATGAATAACGTTCAGCCAACACATTGTCCATTCTGCAGTCCTCTGCTGCTGTCTTCATTGGTctgaacacacacgcatgcacgcaacaatgttgtgttcacaagGGAATTAATAGGACTTGAAGACTCCCGGAGAGCCTCTGCCTGACACGCCTCTATTCAGCTCACTGAGGGTCGGGGTAGAAAACCTTGATGTGAATGGCCGAGTTGTTGCGCGTGCGCGTCATTGGCTCCCCGGCCTCATCCGGATCTTCAGGCTCCAGGTCGTCCACGAGCTCCACGGTGGAGGTGTTGGCTGCCAGCTGCAGCGCCCCCTGGCTGCTGGCCTGCAGTTGAAGGGCAATGTTGATAGCCCTGTTGATGGCCAGGCCCAGGCCGTGGACACAGATCTCCCTGTGACCCCCACCTTCCAGCAGCTTCTGACAGCGTGCTAGCTGAGCGCGGAAATCTGTCTTCATGTTGACGTAGACGTCGTTCCGTCTCTTCGGGAGTTTCCGGGGGAGGCGCTTCCTCAGGGTGTACTCCACTGGGTCCATCTCTACAGCCGGAGAGGTGGACTCTGTGTGCACTGGTGCTGTCTGAGGCATGGAGGACATTCCTGGGCTGCGTGGCTCCGTCATGTTTTTCAGTGTAAGCATGTGCTTTAGGTAGCAGCTGGGGCCAAACGAGCAAGCTGAGAAAATAAAGCCATTAGGCAGCAGTTAATGAAATGGGATCATGATACCTTCCAGCGAACAAACAGGTATCGGATTTTGGGTAGCCACATTATCTCTTCATCTGCTGAATAGGGGCAatagtaaataagtaaatatgaACTCATTCCCATCACGATTTCCAAACGCggttgaaaatgtgtttctgcaaCCAGTCCAAATCCCAAACACACCTTAAAACTGAGCTCTAAATCATGTAATAGTTTGCAGCTCTAAATCCTGCAGTAATTCTACTGATATTACtataaaaaaatgcaacagaAGTTCAATTAATAGATTCACACAAATGTGGCTCAATAAAAATGCCAAACGTTCCCTAATTCCGACTTCTTAGACGACAACTGGTTCATCTTTGGGGTTTGCGCTGGTGGTTGGACAACACAACACGTTTGTTTGGTGGCTTCACCCTGGGCTTTAGGAAATGGGGATTTAATTTGTCgttttgttttatacatttagaaaaatgttaAGACCAAAGGATTAAATCGAGAAAATAAGCCAATTCATTGATTATAGTAATTTACATCCATATAGGACTACTAAAAAAGAATACTAGTATAAATAACAATGGTACTATATAAATACCGTACTACTAGACCAATACACTGCTTATGGAATTAATGAATGGTAATGTGGAGAACATTAGCAGCAAGTGGCATCTTAATACGAGAAGGAGATCATTACTATCGCCTTAGAAACAGAAAGGACACTTATCAATCACCCACATGAGCCCAGTTTTTAAACATCCGGTCACGGAGCGTTCCCCACGCAAAACCTAAAGAGAAGACATTAAAACGGTGTTTTTGTTAAACGTGTATATCGGTTGGTCTCACAGATATCTCGTGTTCCCTTCGTGGTAAAACATTTGCCCgcagtaaaaaacaaatgtaaatgacGCTCCGTGACTTTGGGGCATGTTACAAGCTAGCTAACAAGCTAAGCTAGCTCGCTTTACGACAGTCGAGCACACGCACCTTCAGAAGACGGTCTCGAGTGAGGAAGGGTCGCTTTACAGCATCGCTACAGTCCCGTCGCTTGCGTCACGCGCATTTCCGAAACCGCAGCATTCGCTTTTTTGGCAACTCGTGCTGGACGTTTTGTTTTCTGCGTGCACCGGAAGTACACTGCCTCTCGTCCAAAATCAGACGGGGTTTtcagaataataattaaaaaaataataatcccaTTAAAACTTTCTGTCATCTCTTAAAGAGGGATTTGTAGCAATAGAGTTGACGTAGCTCAAAAACACGCCTTATCAAGGGAAAGAGTGAGGCACGGAGTCTTTCACACACCTGGGGTTTTATTCCCACTTCCATCATCGGTACACTTTCACACACTGCAATGCAACCGTAGCCCGTTGCTACATGCGCATATAAAATATAACCCATAAACACATATCATATATTTGAAACAAAaatagacaacaacaataataaaatgggCAATAACATATATCTAAAAGGAGtacaatatttaataattttctGTTCTCTGGGTATTATTCAATAAAGAGAGGTGTTTGATTCACAAGAAAATCAGATAAACTGATATCTCCATTGCTAACATAGACAGCCGATCCTTTGTATACATCAATTAACAATATTAATCTGGCCATAGCATATCTTCACATCCTTAGATAATGTCACAGATTATTATCATTGGGAGTTATTTCGACAAAGTTCTCAACCCAGCAATATACTGGTGAGGAACAGGAAGCAGGAAATGGTAATCCATCAATCAAAAGACATTATATGGAGTGAAAACAGTTCTAAATACTAAATATTTAAcagcaaggcaagtttatttgtatagcataTTTCAACAACagggcaattcaaagtgcttcacataaaaccattaaaagcatcaaaacataatgcaaaggaaaacaatatttaaaaacaacattaaaagcaattaaaaagcaagacatagaataaaagttgcagtgcagttagaTAAATCTTTCTCACTGGTAAATCAATCATACAAATGCATTACAGATTCTTCAATTCTCTCAGTTGTAATAAGTGATGCTACCATCTCCTTACATCTCCAGTAAGCAATTCCATAAACAAGCCTCAAGATGGCGCTTAAATATTTAATTGCTCAAAGACCAAGAGTTGACATATTTTAAGGAGAAAGTGGCTATTCTTTATGGACATGAAACAACTCTCTATAACTAAGTAAGTGTAATCCGATGGAAAATCATGTCCTACAAGAAGCAACAAGTGACAGCACACTAAACGAATTCCTAACAAAAACATAAGGTATCGTTAAACCATAAACTCAGAGATACAGCTCACCCAAACCTGTCTCTCTAATCAACTCCTTGAAGAGATTATTAATGCATTTATACATCAAATTGAAAAGACTCAATTAATTTAACTTAATTACTTGTTGAGTTACTATTGctatatttccattttattgaGCTACGATTAATTTTGAATCTCACATGGTGTTATTTCTCATTCTTTAATTTCATTATTACAGTGTTATTTCAATGATAACCTTTATGTGGTATTCTTTCATTCAGCAAAATGTAATCCTCTATGTGCCTCTTGAATTACTGAATTgtaaagataaacaaaaaaggtCATCTTAGATTGTATTAATCTATATTCAATACTTTTTATTAATCATATTAAAGGAGCCTTTGTTGCCATAATTTTACTAAGTAACCATTGGTCACATTTTTTATTCGCACAGCCAGTCTGCTACTTACAGATACCACACATTTACTGTTCCAATTGATTTTATTACCACAAACATATACCAATTTGCACAAGTGTGtaataacaatacaaaatataacgTTGACTATAAGTGGACTATAAGGTGCTTCAAATGTCCTTTTTGGAGCTGGATCTTTCCATGAAAGAAACACTGTAGAATAGTCATACGTTGTCCTATCTTCTTCAAATTTGAGGCAGCCCACTGCTCTGTTTCCGTATGGCC carries:
- the epoa gene encoding erythropoietin, whose protein sequence is MLQKTNRGLLALLLMVLEWTQPGLATPLRPICDLRVLNHFIKEAQDAEVAMKSCREGCSLSESVTVPQTSVDFDVWEKTNGLEQAQEVQSGLWLLQQALSLLRTSVTNTALHSHIDNSIRNLLSINAVLRSLNIQEYTPPTSAAGLEGTWRASSATDLLQVHVNFLRGKVRLLLLDAQACQQDVS
- the pop7 gene encoding ribonuclease P protein subunit p20; amino-acid sequence: MLTLKNMTEPRSPGMSSMPQTAPVHTESTSPAVEMDPVEYTLRKRLPRKLPKRRNDVYVNMKTDFRAQLARCQKLLEGGGHREICVHGLGLAINRAINIALQLQASSQGALQLAANTSTVELVDDLEPEDPDEAGEPMTRTRNNSAIHIKVFYPDPQ